One part of the Chloroflexota bacterium genome encodes these proteins:
- a CDS encoding LLM class F420-dependent oxidoreductase: MPPMKFAFSFPYRRVTRYTAYRRQETFIEMLSKAEALGFDAIAAGDHLVMPKYHQHVATEVWFDPFSLLAFAAGMTKLRVITDIVVVPYRSPFQTAKSIATLDFMSGGRVIVGAGAGYLEGEFAALGIPFRERGAITDEYLEVMKLLWTQESPRFQGKYAAFRDIVFWPKPVQKPHPPIWIGGETLPSMKRAVRHGNGWIPFTIEVEGLKRAMQTFEGLWAEAGGRKPGFDIVMRADRVHLTPQPILSPDRQPFWGSAEQVAGDIQACMEAGATYCIANFQGFELGEHMENMERFAQEVMGRFTGKAA; this comes from the coding sequence ATGCCCCCCATGAAGTTCGCCTTCTCCTTCCCGTACCGTCGCGTCACGCGCTACACAGCCTACCGCAGGCAGGAGACCTTTATCGAGATGCTCAGCAAGGCGGAGGCCCTGGGTTTTGACGCCATCGCCGCAGGAGACCACCTGGTGATGCCCAAGTACCACCAGCATGTGGCGACGGAGGTTTGGTTCGACCCCTTCAGTCTCTTAGCCTTCGCCGCGGGCATGACCAAGCTGCGCGTCATCACGGACATCGTCGTCGTCCCCTACCGCTCGCCCTTCCAGACGGCCAAGTCCATCGCCACGCTGGACTTCATGAGCGGCGGGCGCGTCATCGTCGGCGCCGGCGCGGGTTACCTGGAGGGCGAGTTTGCCGCCCTGGGCATCCCCTTCCGTGAGCGCGGGGCCATCACGGACGAGTACCTGGAGGTGATGAAGCTCCTGTGGACGCAGGAGAGCCCGCGCTTCCAGGGGAAGTACGCCGCCTTCCGCGACATCGTCTTTTGGCCCAAGCCGGTGCAGAAGCCGCACCCGCCCATCTGGATCGGCGGGGAGACGCTGCCTTCCATGAAGCGCGCGGTGCGCCACGGCAACGGCTGGATCCCCTTCACTATCGAGGTGGAGGGCCTGAAGCGCGCCATGCAGACCTTCGAAGGGCTCTGGGCCGAAGCGGGCGGCCGCAAGCCCGGCTTCGATATCGTGATGCGCGCCGATAGGGTCCACCTGACGCCGCAGCCGATCCTCAGCCCCGATCGCCAGCCCTTCTGGGGCTCCGCGGAGCAGGTGGCGGGCGATATCCAAGCCTGCATGGAGGCTGGCGCCACCTACTGCATCGCCAATTTCCAGGGCTTTGAGCTGGGGGAGCACATGGAGAACATGGAGCGCTTCGCCCAGGAAGTCATGGGACGGTTCACGGGAAAGGCGGCATAA